The following coding sequences are from one Chelonoidis abingdonii isolate Lonesome George chromosome 4, CheloAbing_2.0, whole genome shotgun sequence window:
- the LOC116826157 gene encoding fibrinogen-like protein 1, translating to MNLKSSVGYILLLLFKCAVWTSAEEAMVLANAHLLPPGGYQRLSNNNEKEYARDCYEIFQHSEGSAKDGLYVIQPMKDPIVAYCNMQDGGWTVIQHITANSTVDFDRIWHDYKYGFGSVHDNYWLGNEYVYQLTNTSRPYTLRVKLVDLNAEIKWGEYEPFKIEDEESQYRIRLGLYKGNAADALTQDTEAYLHDNQKFTTKDRDNDNYFQNCAKLEYNGIPGGGWWYDSCARANLNRRNVIYWQKDCNKEHLCKFAWMMVKPTDHGQCLNKACHCEKDEL from the exons ATGAATTTGAAAAGTTCAGTGGGATATATTCTCCTGTTACTCTTTAAATGTGCGGTGTGGACAAGTGCTGAAGAAGCTATGGTACTTGCTAATGCCCACCTTCTCCCTCCAGGAGGCTACCAGAGATTGAGTAACAACAATGAGAAAG AATATGCCAGGGATTGTTATGAGATTTTTCAGCACTCTGAAGGAAGCGCCAAGGATGGTCTTTATGTCATTCAGCCAATGAAAGATCCTATTGTTGCTTACTGTAATATGCAAGATGGTGGGTGGACGGTAATTCAACATATTACAGCCAATAGCACTGTGGACTTTGATAGGATATGGCATGACTACAAGTATGGATTTGGCTCAGTTCATGACAACTACTGGTTAGGGAATGAATATGTGTATCAGTTAACTAACACCTCAAGGCCATATACACTTAGGGTCAAACTCGTAGACCTAAACGCCGAAATCAAATGGGGAGAGTATGAACCGTTCAAAATTGAAGATGAAGAGTCTCAATACAGGATCAGGCTTGGCCTATACAAAGGCAATGCTGCTGATGCCCTGACCCAGGACACAGAAGCTTATCTCCATGATAATCAGAAGTTCACTACAAAAGACAGAGATAATGATAACTATTTTCAGAATTGTGCCAAACTAGAGTACAATGGCATTCCAGGTGGAGGGTGGTGGTATGATTCTTGTGCCAGAGCAAATCTAAACCGCAGGAATGTTATTTACTGGCAAAAAGACTGCAATAAGGAACACTTATGCAAGTTTGCCTGGATGATGGTCAAGCCCACTGACCATGGCCAGTGCCTTAACAAGGCTTGTCATTGT